A region of Legionella donaldsonii DNA encodes the following proteins:
- the lspF gene encoding GspF family T2SS innner membrane protein variant LspF, whose amino-acid sequence MGAYHYQALNKAGSTAKGVIEADSERQARQLLRERGLIPTQIRALVKQQQSRRKDKLSAQDLSLFTRQLATLLAAGIPVEESLRGVSEQTEKDKVRELIIGVRSKVLEGYALAQAMAEFPNAFPELYRATVGAGEQTGRLDLVLEKLAQYTENQQETRQKIQQALIYPSVMIVVSTAIIGFLLAFVVPKIIEVFTSSGQSLPNMTKVLITLSGFIKSYGLISLGIIIILLAGFKKSLHNLKIRTTWHQVLLKLPIVSYLVRSINVARYIHTFSILFTAGVNVLETMRVSASLVTNLVMRNAFDLATIRVREGSSISQALKETSYLSPMATHLIASGEKSGQIAVMMERAASHLDSEVKHLIDTALTLLEPLLILLMGAVVLFIVLATLLPIFSMEQLVT is encoded by the coding sequence ATGGGCGCCTATCATTATCAAGCGCTAAATAAAGCGGGTTCGACTGCGAAAGGTGTTATTGAAGCTGATTCAGAACGCCAAGCACGCCAATTACTCCGTGAGCGTGGTTTAATTCCAACACAAATTCGTGCTTTGGTTAAGCAACAGCAGTCACGCAGAAAAGACAAGCTATCTGCGCAAGATTTATCCTTATTTACTCGCCAGTTGGCAACTTTGCTTGCTGCCGGTATTCCTGTAGAAGAATCTTTGCGCGGTGTCAGTGAGCAAACCGAAAAAGATAAAGTCCGAGAATTAATTATCGGTGTTCGCTCCAAAGTACTTGAAGGATATGCTTTGGCACAAGCAATGGCTGAATTTCCTAATGCGTTTCCAGAACTTTATCGAGCAACAGTTGGTGCAGGTGAACAAACAGGTCGTTTGGATCTCGTATTAGAAAAACTGGCGCAATATACTGAAAATCAGCAAGAAACCAGACAGAAAATTCAGCAGGCGCTTATTTATCCCTCTGTGATGATTGTTGTTTCAACTGCGATCATTGGTTTCTTGCTTGCTTTTGTCGTGCCCAAAATTATTGAAGTCTTTACCAGTAGTGGCCAATCTTTGCCGAATATGACTAAAGTGCTTATTACCCTCAGTGGATTCATTAAATCTTACGGATTAATTAGCTTGGGAATCATTATTATTCTACTAGCGGGCTTTAAAAAGAGTCTTCATAATCTGAAAATCCGTACCACTTGGCATCAGGTGTTGTTAAAATTACCCATTGTTTCCTATTTGGTTAGATCCATTAATGTAGCACGCTATATTCACACCTTTAGTATTTTATTTACTGCCGGAGTTAATGTCCTGGAAACCATGCGTGTTTCTGCAAGTCTGGTGACTAACCTGGTCATGCGTAATGCATTCGATCTCGCCACCATAAGGGTCAGAGAAGGAAGTTCCATCAGTCAAGCATTAAAAGAAACAAGTTATTTAAGTCCAATGGCAACGCATTTAATTGCTAGTGGTGAAAAAAGCGGACAAATAGCTGTCATGATGGAACGTGCTGCTTCGCATCTTGATAGTGAAGTAAAACACCTCATTGATACCGCATTAACCCTTCTTGAACCCCTGCTCATTCTACTCATGG
- the glnA gene encoding type I glutamate--ammonia ligase: MNKEVIYEKIKAHDAKFIDLRFTDTRGKEQHITIPVGAVDDDFLENGKMIDGSSIKGWQKIHQSDLTLMPDMDTILPDPFYQDNTLILRCNVVDPQTMLGYDRDPRSIAQRAEVYLQSTGIADKAFFGPEPEFFLFDDVRWETNMSGSFYKVDSDEAHWNSGKNFEGGNIGHRPSVKGGYFPVPPVDSSQDIRSAICLTLESLGMVVEAHHHEVATGNQCEVATRFNSLTKKADELQILKYVIHNVAHNYGKTATFMPKPLVGDNGNGMHCHQSLMKDGVNLFSGDQYAGLSETALYYIGGIIKHARALNAFTNPATNSYKRLVPGFEAPVLLAYSARNRSAAIRIPHINNPKGRRIEVRFPDPMANPYLAFSAMMMAGLDGIQKKIHPGQPIDKDLYDLPPEELVDVPTVCGSLEQAVQHLLEDHDFLLQGDVFSRDFIKSYISLREAEIAQVRSLVHPIEFELYYSL; encoded by the coding sequence ATGAACAAAGAAGTAATATACGAGAAAATAAAAGCACACGATGCTAAATTTATTGATTTGCGATTTACAGACACACGAGGAAAAGAACAACATATCACTATTCCTGTTGGGGCTGTAGATGATGATTTCCTTGAAAACGGTAAAATGATTGACGGATCTTCTATCAAAGGTTGGCAAAAAATTCATCAGTCAGATCTAACTCTTATGCCTGATATGGATACAATCCTTCCTGATCCATTTTATCAGGATAATACACTGATTCTTCGTTGCAATGTGGTTGATCCGCAAACTATGCTAGGTTATGACCGTGATCCACGTTCCATAGCACAGCGAGCAGAGGTTTATTTGCAATCGACCGGTATAGCAGATAAAGCTTTTTTTGGACCCGAGCCCGAATTTTTCCTGTTTGACGACGTGCGCTGGGAAACAAACATGAGTGGGTCTTTTTATAAAGTTGATTCTGATGAGGCACATTGGAATTCTGGTAAAAATTTTGAAGGTGGCAATATTGGCCATCGGCCCAGTGTCAAGGGTGGCTATTTCCCTGTTCCACCAGTCGACTCCTCACAGGATATCCGCTCTGCAATCTGTTTGACACTAGAGTCCTTAGGCATGGTTGTCGAAGCGCATCATCATGAAGTAGCTACCGGAAACCAATGTGAGGTAGCAACGCGTTTTAATAGCTTAACTAAAAAAGCCGACGAACTACAAATTTTAAAATATGTTATCCATAACGTAGCTCATAATTATGGTAAAACAGCGACTTTCATGCCTAAACCTTTAGTAGGTGATAATGGTAATGGTATGCATTGTCACCAATCTTTAATGAAAGATGGCGTCAACTTGTTTAGTGGTGATCAATATGCTGGTCTGTCAGAAACAGCCCTTTATTACATTGGTGGTATTATCAAGCATGCAAGAGCACTGAATGCCTTTACCAACCCGGCTACTAACAGTTACAAGCGTCTGGTTCCTGGTTTTGAAGCCCCTGTTTTACTGGCCTATTCGGCTCGTAACCGTTCTGCAGCGATCCGTATTCCTCATATTAATAATCCGAAAGGTCGTCGGATTGAGGTGCGCTTCCCGGATCCAATGGCTAACCCATATCTTGCATTTTCTGCAATGATGATGGCCGGATTGGATGGTATACAAAAGAAAATTCACCCAGGTCAACCCATTGATAAAGATCTTTATGATCTTCCTCCTGAAGAGTTGGTGGATGTACCTACGGTATGTGGCTCCCTGGAGCAAGCTGTACAACATCTACTAGAGGACCATGACTTTCTGTTGCAAGGTGATGTTTTTAGTCGCGATTTTATTAAAAGTTATATTTCTCTTCGCGAAGCTGAGATTGCACAAGTTAGAAGTCTTGTCCATCCTATTGAGTTTGAATTGTATTACAGTCTCTAA
- the htpG gene encoding molecular chaperone HtpG: MVAKQQTMGFQTEVKQMLHLVVHSLYSNKEIFLRELISNASDALDKLRFLALANASLYEKDSDLRITVEFNEKLKTITIKDNGIGLSWDEAVENLGTIAKSGTKEFMSHLTGEQAKDSHLIGQFGVGFYSAFIVADKVTVKSRRAGLSADEGIVWQSNGEGEFTIGQEKRKERGTEIILHLKEDQDEFLSDWRLRSIIHKYSDHICWPIMMKKMDEVEQEEKKEKASESPDFEAVNKATALWTMQKSEISDEDYKTLYKHIAHDYQDPLIWSHNHVEGKHDYISLLYIPANAPFDLWQQEMKHGLKLYVKRVFIMDDATQFLPRYLRFVKGIVDASDLPLNVSREILQDNKQVESIRAACTKRVLSMLDKLSKDDPEKYQLFWEQFGLALKEGPVEDYANREAIAKLLRFSSSTSNSEKQTVTLDDYVSRMKEGQDKIYYITAASYNAAKNSPHLEIFNKKGIEVLLLSDRIDEWLVSYLSEFNGKKLQSISKGKVDLPAGDDTSDTPQAKEQEKALEPMLKQIKDVLGERVKEVQFTNRLTNSPACIVADEQDMGLEMQRILQAAGQKVSASKPVFEINPEHALIKRLHGITDDGLFAEWVVMLFEQAVLAEGGQLENPADFVSRVNKLLLEA; encoded by the coding sequence ATGGTGGCTAAGCAACAAACAATGGGGTTCCAAACTGAAGTGAAACAGATGTTACATCTTGTTGTTCATTCACTTTACTCCAATAAGGAAATCTTTTTACGTGAATTAATCTCAAACGCATCTGATGCTTTGGATAAGCTTCGTTTCCTTGCTCTTGCTAATGCCTCATTGTACGAAAAAGACTCTGATCTACGTATCACTGTCGAATTCAATGAAAAGTTAAAAACAATCACAATCAAAGACAATGGTATTGGCTTAAGCTGGGATGAAGCGGTTGAAAATTTGGGTACTATCGCCAAGTCAGGAACCAAGGAATTTATGAGTCACTTAACGGGTGAACAAGCAAAAGATTCTCATCTGATTGGCCAATTCGGTGTCGGTTTTTATTCTGCTTTTATTGTGGCAGATAAGGTTACCGTTAAAAGCCGGCGTGCTGGCCTCAGCGCTGATGAAGGCATTGTCTGGCAATCCAATGGTGAAGGCGAGTTCACTATTGGCCAGGAAAAGAGAAAAGAGCGGGGCACAGAAATTATTTTGCACTTGAAGGAAGATCAGGATGAATTTTTGAGTGACTGGCGTTTGCGTAGCATTATCCATAAATATTCGGATCATATTTGTTGGCCAATTATGATGAAAAAAATGGATGAAGTTGAGCAAGAAGAGAAAAAAGAGAAAGCAAGCGAAAGCCCTGATTTTGAAGCGGTCAATAAAGCAACGGCTTTATGGACTATGCAAAAATCAGAAATCAGCGATGAAGATTATAAAACCCTCTATAAACATATCGCTCACGATTACCAGGATCCTTTAATCTGGTCCCATAACCACGTAGAAGGCAAACACGATTACATTAGTTTACTCTACATACCTGCAAATGCTCCCTTTGATTTATGGCAACAGGAAATGAAACACGGCCTAAAGCTCTATGTGAAGCGTGTTTTCATTATGGATGATGCAACCCAATTTTTGCCACGCTATCTACGATTTGTAAAAGGAATTGTGGATGCCAGTGATTTACCACTAAATGTTTCGCGTGAAATTCTACAAGATAATAAGCAGGTTGAGTCCATCAGAGCCGCATGTACTAAGCGTGTTTTGTCAATGCTGGATAAATTGAGTAAAGATGATCCAGAAAAATATCAACTTTTCTGGGAGCAATTTGGCTTGGCACTTAAGGAAGGACCGGTAGAGGATTATGCTAACCGAGAAGCAATCGCCAAATTATTGCGTTTTAGCAGCTCAACATCCAACTCAGAAAAGCAAACGGTTACCTTGGATGATTATGTTTCACGCATGAAAGAGGGGCAGGATAAAATTTATTACATCACGGCAGCTAGCTATAATGCAGCCAAAAATAGCCCACATCTTGAGATTTTCAATAAAAAAGGTATTGAGGTTTTGCTCTTAAGTGATCGTATTGATGAGTGGTTAGTTAGTTATTTAAGTGAGTTTAATGGCAAGAAATTGCAATCGATCAGTAAAGGCAAAGTCGATCTTCCGGCCGGTGATGACACGAGTGATACTCCACAAGCAAAAGAGCAGGAAAAGGCTTTGGAGCCCATGCTCAAGCAAATTAAAGATGTTCTTGGGGAGCGCGTCAAAGAAGTACAATTCACTAACCGCTTGACCAATTCGCCTGCTTGTATTGTGGCGGATGAACAGGACATGGGTTTGGAAATGCAGCGCATTTTGCAAGCAGCTGGGCAAAAGGTATCGGCGAGCAAACCCGTTTTTGAAATTAATCCGGAACATGCTTTGATCAAACGCTTACATGGCATAACGGATGATGGTTTATTTGCGGAGTGGGTTGTGATGTTATTCGAGCAAGCAGTCCTTGCAGAAGGAGGCCAGCTTGAAAATCCTGCTGATTTTGTTAGTCGAGTGAATAAACTCTTGTTGGAAGCTTAA
- a CDS encoding helix-turn-helix domain-containing protein yields MNVIDTQASSQTTKQEQGLQDLVYGLVTRFLAENKGKSIDDLYDMILSEVEPPLLQAVMEKRRGNQLQAAKMLGISRGTIRKKLQRYFGTKYFRLTDE; encoded by the coding sequence ATGAATGTCATTGATACACAAGCATCTTCTCAAACTACAAAACAAGAACAAGGTCTTCAAGACTTGGTTTATGGTTTAGTAACTCGCTTTCTTGCTGAAAATAAAGGCAAGTCCATTGATGATCTGTATGACATGATTCTTTCTGAAGTAGAGCCACCTCTTCTACAGGCTGTTATGGAGAAACGTCGTGGTAATCAACTGCAAGCAGCGAAAATGCTTGGAATCAGCCGTGGTACTATCAGAAAAAAATTACAACGTTATTTCGGCACAAAATATTTTCGTCTTACAGACGAGTAA